From a region of the Burkholderia sp. PAMC 26561 genome:
- a CDS encoding MFS transporter encodes MSNDTATRVPEYDAGLSKPFPLSGLLALAMTGFICINTETLPAGLLPQIGEGMGISQSLAGQMVTAYAVGSLLAAIPLTIATRAWRRRTVLLMTIAGFFIFNSITALSSNYALTLVARFFAGASAGLAWSLLAGYARRMVPAAQQGRALAVAMVGTPIALSLGVPLGTWLGTLVGWRAAFGVMSFLTLILVAWVCSSVPDFPGQSGTRQKPLREVLTTPGVRPVLGVVLAWMLAHNILYTYVAPFVAVAGLGKQVDIVLLLFGAAALAGIWITGRLVDGKLRAAVLASLGAFALTTVAFGLAGTSASVVCAGMVAWGLTFGGAATLLQTALADSAGDGADVALSMNVVVWNSAIAGGGMLGGVLLTAWGVRAFPWAMLALIMIGLSTAWAARSHGFPAGHRSSNARVGGH; translated from the coding sequence ATGAGCAATGACACAGCAACACGAGTGCCCGAATACGACGCGGGCCTGTCGAAGCCTTTTCCGTTGAGCGGCCTGCTTGCGCTGGCAATGACCGGCTTCATCTGCATCAATACGGAGACGTTGCCGGCCGGCCTGCTGCCCCAGATCGGCGAGGGCATGGGCATATCGCAATCGCTCGCGGGACAGATGGTGACGGCCTATGCGGTAGGTTCGCTGCTTGCAGCGATACCGCTGACCATTGCCACGCGCGCATGGCGTCGCCGTACCGTCCTGTTGATGACGATCGCAGGTTTTTTCATCTTTAACTCGATCACCGCGCTGTCGTCGAATTACGCGCTGACCTTGGTCGCGCGCTTTTTTGCGGGCGCCTCCGCCGGACTCGCATGGAGCCTGCTGGCCGGTTACGCGCGGCGCATGGTACCGGCCGCACAGCAAGGACGCGCGCTCGCAGTGGCAATGGTCGGTACACCCATCGCACTTTCGCTCGGTGTGCCGCTCGGTACCTGGCTCGGAACGCTGGTCGGATGGCGCGCGGCGTTCGGCGTCATGTCGTTTCTGACATTGATCCTGGTCGCGTGGGTATGCTCCAGCGTGCCCGACTTTCCAGGTCAATCCGGCACGCGACAAAAACCGTTGCGCGAGGTACTCACCACGCCGGGCGTGCGCCCAGTATTGGGTGTTGTGCTGGCGTGGATGCTGGCGCACAACATCCTGTACACCTATGTCGCGCCCTTCGTGGCGGTCGCGGGTCTGGGCAAACAGGTCGACATCGTCTTGCTGCTGTTCGGCGCGGCGGCGCTCGCGGGAATCTGGATCACGGGACGTCTGGTCGATGGAAAACTTCGCGCCGCCGTCCTTGCAAGCCTCGGCGCGTTCGCGCTGACCACTGTTGCCTTCGGCCTGGCGGGTACGTCGGCGAGCGTGGTGTGCGCCGGCATGGTGGCGTGGGGTTTGACATTCGGAGGCGCCGCCACGCTGCTTCAAACCGCGCTTGCGGACTCGGCGGGCGACGGCGCGGACGTTGCGCTTTCAATGAACGTGGTGGTCTGGAACAGCGCCATTGCGGGAGGCGGCATGCTGGGCGGCGTGCTCCTCACAGCGTGGGGGGTCAGGGCATTTCCGTGGGCAATGCTCGCCCTGATCATGATCGGCCTTTCGACCGCCTGGGCGGCGCGCTCACATGGCTTCCCGGCGGGACACCGCTCATCGAACGCACGGGTCGGCGGTCACTGA
- a CDS encoding TetR/AcrR family transcriptional regulator codes for MARTGRPRMFDKETAIQQAMTLFWTHGYEATSLSSLKSAMGDISAPSFYAAFGSKELLFREVLARYLASFGQVSASLRDASLAPRKAIELTLRRSAKMQTDASHPSGCLLVLATATCSEESQELHDALADERRLNSSAMLGCVQRAIRNKELPKATDAVALAAMLDSFYLGMTIKARDGATFDELDRAIDQMMGLWDALAGVSTKKKAAKAGRDRQAAVFS; via the coding sequence ATGGCTAGAACCGGGCGGCCGCGTATGTTTGACAAGGAGACTGCGATTCAGCAGGCGATGACGCTTTTCTGGACGCATGGCTACGAGGCCACTTCGCTGTCGAGCCTCAAGTCGGCCATGGGCGACATTTCCGCACCCAGCTTTTATGCGGCGTTCGGGTCAAAAGAACTGTTGTTCCGTGAGGTATTGGCGCGTTACCTGGCGTCATTCGGGCAGGTTTCCGCAAGTCTGCGGGATGCTTCTTTGGCGCCCAGGAAAGCTATCGAGCTAACGTTGCGGCGCTCGGCGAAAATGCAGACGGACGCGTCTCATCCATCGGGTTGCCTGCTTGTACTGGCTACAGCAACGTGCTCGGAAGAGAGTCAGGAATTGCATGACGCGCTGGCGGATGAACGCAGGCTCAATTCGAGCGCCATGCTTGGTTGCGTGCAACGCGCCATTCGCAACAAGGAACTTCCCAAGGCCACGGACGCAGTTGCACTAGCGGCCATGCTCGATTCTTTCTATCTGGGCATGACCATCAAGGCGCGCGACGGCGCGACCTTCGACGAACTCGACCGGGCCATCGATCAGATGATGGGCCTGTGGGATGCGCTGGCTGGAGTATCAACAAAGAAAAAAGCGGCGAAAGCAGGGCGTGACCGGCAAGCCGCGGTTTTCTCCTGA